From Candidatus Pedobacter colombiensis, one genomic window encodes:
- the rsmG gene encoding 16S rRNA (guanine(527)-N(7))-methyltransferase RsmG, translated as MKSTLIQKYFKDLTDQQIAQFDQLYDLYSFWNAQINVISRKDIDELYERHILHSLGIAKFCTFKPGTTVLDVGTGGGFPGIPLAILFPETEFHLVDSIGKKIKVVAEVAWSLGLKNVTASHLRAEQVIDKYDFVVSRAVTRLIDFYPWIQGKFKKESKNAIQNGILYLKGGDLAEEIAESRLKAELYPLSAYFEEEFFETKYVVYIPQ; from the coding sequence ATGAAATCAACGCTAATACAGAAATACTTTAAGGACTTAACTGACCAGCAAATTGCTCAGTTTGATCAGTTGTATGATTTATACAGCTTTTGGAATGCACAAATCAATGTGATTTCAAGGAAAGATATTGATGAGCTTTATGAACGTCATATTTTACATTCATTGGGAATTGCCAAGTTCTGCACTTTTAAGCCTGGAACAACGGTTTTAGATGTGGGTACGGGTGGTGGTTTTCCGGGAATACCATTGGCTATTTTGTTTCCGGAAACGGAGTTTCACCTGGTCGATTCTATAGGTAAGAAGATTAAAGTCGTGGCTGAAGTGGCCTGGTCGCTGGGCTTAAAGAATGTTACAGCGAGTCATTTGAGGGCTGAGCAAGTGATTGATAAATATGATTTTGTAGTTTCCAGGGCAGTAACGAGGCTTATTGATTTCTATCCGTGGATACAGGGGAAATTTAAAAAGGAGTCTAAAAACGCCATTCAAAATGGAATTCTTTACTTAAAGGGAGGTGATTTGGCTGAGGAAATTGCTGAATCACGCCTAAAAGCGGAACTATATCCGCTTTCAGCTTATTTCGAGGAAGAGTTTTTCGAAACTAAATACGTGGTTTATATCCCACAATAA
- the ispE gene encoding 4-(cytidine 5'-diphospho)-2-C-methyl-D-erythritol kinase produces the protein MLAFANAKINLGLDVIQKRTDGYHNIETVFYPVKLYDVIELTDADETTCVIKGIDVPGNVEDNICLKAFEALKKDFDLPVQQITLLKNIPVGAGLGGGSSDAAHLIKLVNEKFKLNLSVAVMQDYARPLGADCAFFIENQPAYAFGKGDEFSSIAIDLSKYYIVLVKPPVHVATAEAYAGIKPIIPSRSVKDLIHLPIAEWKSDLKNDFEPSVFSIYPEIEQIKTSLYQSGALFSLMSGSGSCVYAIFDRQVSLPELEGKNKVFYNV, from the coding sequence ATGCTTGCTTTTGCAAATGCTAAAATCAATCTTGGTTTAGATGTCATCCAAAAAAGAACTGATGGTTACCATAACATCGAAACGGTTTTTTACCCTGTAAAATTATATGATGTTATTGAACTTACTGATGCAGATGAAACTACTTGCGTTATTAAAGGGATTGATGTGCCAGGTAATGTGGAGGATAATATTTGTCTGAAAGCATTCGAGGCATTGAAAAAGGATTTCGACCTGCCGGTGCAGCAAATCACACTGCTCAAAAATATTCCTGTAGGTGCCGGTTTGGGGGGAGGCTCTTCAGATGCCGCTCATTTGATTAAATTGGTGAATGAGAAATTTAAGCTGAATCTGTCTGTTGCAGTGATGCAGGATTATGCACGGCCTTTAGGTGCGGATTGTGCTTTTTTTATAGAGAATCAACCCGCTTATGCTTTTGGTAAAGGTGATGAGTTCAGTTCAATCGCAATAGATTTGTCAAAATATTACATTGTCTTGGTAAAACCGCCAGTTCATGTAGCGACAGCAGAAGCTTATGCCGGAATAAAGCCTATAATTCCTAGTAGATCGGTAAAAGATTTAATACATTTGCCTATAGCAGAATGGAAGTCTGATTTGAAAAATGATTTTGAGCCTTCTGTGTTTTCAATATATCCGGAGATTGAACAGATCAAAACAAGTTTATACCAGTCTGGTGCACTATTCTCACTGATGAGTGGCAGTGGTTCTTGTGTTTATGCAATTTTTGATCGCCAGGTTAGTTTGCCGGAGCTTGAAGGAAAGAACAAGGTGTTTTATAATGTTTGA
- a CDS encoding OsmC family protein, with protein MEINLVRKSGRFNFEAENSAGFKVELDAKPAIGGEGKGFRPMEMLLVGLGGCSGIDMVNVLTKQKEPLNDVKIAIKATRKDEEMPPIFDVINIHFDLYGALSVQKVERALAMTFEKYCSVSNILERSATINFTYTIHQ; from the coding sequence ATGGAGATTAATTTAGTACGTAAAAGCGGTAGGTTTAATTTTGAAGCAGAAAATTCTGCAGGATTTAAAGTGGAATTAGATGCTAAGCCTGCAATTGGAGGTGAAGGTAAAGGCTTCAGGCCAATGGAGATGCTTTTAGTCGGTTTAGGCGGTTGTAGTGGAATTGATATGGTGAATGTGCTGACTAAGCAGAAGGAGCCTTTAAATGATGTGAAAATTGCCATTAAGGCAACCAGAAAAGACGAAGAAATGCCGCCGATATTTGATGTGATTAACATTCATTTTGATCTTTACGGTGCATTAAGTGTGCAAAAAGTAGAACGCGCATTGGCGATGACCTTTGAAAAGTACTGTTCTGTATCCAATATTTTAGAGCGCTCTGCTACCATTAATTTTACCTATACCATTCATCAATAA
- a CDS encoding thymidylate synthase: MKQYLDLMQHVLDHGTQKHDRTGTGTISVFGYQMRFNLQEGFPMVTTKKLHLKSIIHELIWFLSGDTNIKYLKDNGVKIWDEWADENGDLGPVYGSQWRSWPKPDGGHIDQIAQIINTIKNNPDSRRIIVSAWNVAEIENMALPPCHAFFQFYVADGKLSCQLYQRSADIFLGVPFNIASYALLTMMVAQVCGLAYGDFIHTLGDAHLYNNHIEQAKLQLSRDTKKLPTMHINPEVKDIFNFKYEDFTLTDYDAHPHIKGAVAV, translated from the coding sequence ATGAAGCAATATTTAGATTTAATGCAGCATGTGCTGGATCATGGCACACAGAAACATGACCGTACCGGAACCGGAACAATTAGCGTATTTGGCTATCAGATGCGGTTTAACCTGCAAGAGGGTTTCCCTATGGTAACTACAAAAAAGCTGCATTTAAAATCCATCATACATGAGTTGATCTGGTTTTTGAGCGGCGATACCAATATCAAATATTTAAAAGACAATGGTGTGAAGATATGGGATGAATGGGCAGATGAAAATGGCGACCTGGGTCCTGTTTATGGTTCGCAATGGCGTTCATGGCCTAAACCCGATGGCGGCCATATCGATCAGATTGCACAAATCATAAATACCATTAAAAACAACCCTGATTCAAGAAGAATTATTGTTTCGGCATGGAATGTGGCCGAAATTGAAAACATGGCGCTTCCACCTTGTCATGCTTTCTTTCAGTTTTATGTAGCTGATGGAAAATTAAGCTGTCAACTTTATCAACGCAGTGCCGATATATTTTTAGGTGTTCCTTTTAACATTGCATCTTACGCTTTGCTAACCATGATGGTGGCTCAGGTATGCGGCTTAGCGTATGGTGATTTCATCCATACCCTTGGTGATGCCCATTTATACAACAACCACATTGAGCAGGCCAAACTGCAATTGAGTCGTGACACTAAAAAACTACCCACAATGCACATCAATCCTGAAGTAAAGGATATCTTCAATTTTAAATATGAAGATTTTACATTAACGGATTATGATGCCCACCCACATATTAAAGGAGCAGTTGCCGTATGA
- a CDS encoding LptF/LptG family permease → MNFIKDRVKILDWYIISKYLGTFLYTLTLFVVIIIIFDLSEKLDDFLSANLTFWQVISLYYAGSIPYYVNMLSPLINFIAVIFFTAKMADQTEIVPILSGGVSFNRFLMPYFASAFIIFAVNLVSNLYILPYTNQLKNSFENTYVKKNDPSSKSNIHMKLDNNTYIYMDNFDNKSKTGTRFSLDNFKGDVLTKKLVADEIKWDSLKRSWKLTNYSIRYVNGLKETFVSGASMTKDTVLDMRPDDFSAYDNIFENLTNKELSEKIRKEKIRGSGIWNDLLFEQYKRYLHPLSAFVLTLIGVALSSRKVRGGVGLPLGIGIILSFAYIVFNQFAKMFSLKGGVPPLLAVLTPTLCFGLLGYYLLRKAPK, encoded by the coding sequence ATGAACTTTATCAAAGACAGGGTTAAAATTCTCGACTGGTACATCATCAGCAAATACCTGGGTACATTTCTATACACCCTAACCCTATTTGTTGTGATCATCATTATCTTTGATTTATCCGAGAAACTGGACGACTTTTTAAGTGCCAATCTTACCTTCTGGCAGGTAATATCACTCTATTATGCAGGCTCTATTCCTTATTATGTAAATATGCTCTCGCCCCTGATCAACTTCATCGCTGTCATATTTTTTACAGCAAAGATGGCCGACCAGACCGAGATCGTACCCATTTTAAGTGGCGGAGTAAGCTTTAATCGCTTCCTGATGCCTTATTTTGCATCAGCATTTATCATATTCGCAGTCAACCTCGTTTCCAATTTATACATCTTACCCTATACCAATCAGCTTAAAAACAGCTTCGAAAACACATACGTAAAGAAAAATGATCCATCAAGTAAGAGCAATATCCACATGAAACTGGACAACAACACTTACATCTACATGGATAATTTCGACAACAAAAGTAAGACAGGAACTCGTTTCTCCCTGGACAACTTTAAAGGCGATGTATTGACCAAAAAGCTGGTTGCAGATGAAATCAAATGGGACTCACTAAAACGCTCATGGAAGCTAACAAACTATTCAATAAGGTACGTTAATGGCTTAAAAGAAACCTTTGTTAGTGGAGCATCCATGACTAAAGACACAGTGCTGGATATGCGTCCTGACGACTTCTCAGCTTATGATAACATCTTCGAAAACCTTACCAACAAAGAGCTCTCAGAGAAGATCAGAAAAGAGAAAATCAGAGGATCCGGGATATGGAACGACTTGTTATTTGAGCAATATAAACGTTATCTACACCCCTTATCAGCCTTCGTTTTAACGCTTATTGGCGTCGCGCTCTCTTCCAGAAAGGTACGTGGAGGTGTTGGACTACCACTTGGAATAGGCATAATATTAAGCTTTGCCTACATCGTATTTAACCAATTCGCAAAAATGTTTTCACTAAAAGGAGGCGTTCCGCCACTTTTAGCTGTACTAACACCTACCCTATGCTTCGGTTTACTGGGCTATTATCTTCTTCGAAAAGCACCTAAATAA
- a CDS encoding Uma2 family endonuclease, with amino-acid sequence MKNDNSGDFEKKGKKKRYSNREPIVSRVSDIDFSSTYSYANYLRWQFEERLELIKGKVFEMAAPAPFHQLVSGRISGELHSFLKRNPCRIYPAPFDVRFPDASKRNKDVYTVLQPDISIVCDVTKIDRRGCVWAPDIVVEILSPSNNKKDLENKFAIYEEYGVREYWIVFPEERYLLKYVRNADGIFIADKPYDGTADFVSDLLPGFRLDINEVFED; translated from the coding sequence ATGAAAAATGACAATTCTGGTGATTTTGAAAAAAAAGGGAAAAAGAAAAGGTATTCAAATCGGGAGCCGATTGTAAGTCGGGTTAGTGATATTGATTTTTCGAGCACTTATTCTTACGCGAACTATTTGCGCTGGCAGTTTGAAGAACGGTTGGAGCTGATCAAGGGGAAGGTATTTGAAATGGCAGCGCCTGCTCCGTTTCATCAGTTGGTTTCAGGGCGGATTTCGGGTGAGCTTCATTCCTTTTTAAAAAGGAATCCTTGCAGGATATATCCTGCACCTTTTGATGTGCGCTTTCCGGATGCTTCTAAGCGAAATAAGGATGTTTATACGGTTTTACAGCCTGATATTTCGATTGTTTGTGATGTGACTAAAATAGATAGAAGGGGATGCGTATGGGCGCCAGATATTGTTGTGGAGATTTTATCCCCAAGCAACAATAAAAAAGATTTGGAAAACAAATTTGCTATTTATGAGGAGTATGGCGTACGTGAATACTGGATTGTGTTTCCAGAGGAGCGGTATTTATTGAAGTATGTACGGAATGCTGATGGGATTTTTATTGCTGATAAACCCTATGATGGGACAGCTGATTTTGTTTCAGATCTCTTACCTGGCTTTCGATTAGATATTAATGAGGTGTTTGAAGATTAA
- a CDS encoding Uma2 family endonuclease — protein sequence MNDDSVKKTKPHKKPKSYLQKETVVHKVSDIDLSRTYSYANYLKWEITERLELIKGKIFEMSVPSPNHQRVLGRIQFEMYLFLKGQSCEVFAAPFDVRFPDQSKANKDVYTVLQPDICVVCDGTKVDKQGCIGAPDIVVEVLSPTNNTKELKNKFAIYEEYGVREYWVVHPKKRTFLKYVLNDDGVFVVGELYEGGSEFVSDILPGFRLNIDEVFGVMK from the coding sequence ATGAATGACGATAGTGTAAAAAAAACTAAGCCTCATAAAAAACCAAAGTCTTACCTTCAGAAGGAAACGGTAGTGCACAAGGTTAGTGATATTGATCTTTCCAGAACTTATTCTTACGCCAATTATCTGAAATGGGAGATTACGGAGCGGTTGGAGTTGATTAAAGGGAAGATATTTGAAATGTCTGTTCCATCTCCAAACCACCAACGAGTGCTGGGTAGGATCCAATTTGAAATGTATTTATTTTTAAAAGGTCAGTCTTGTGAGGTATTTGCTGCACCCTTTGATGTCCGTTTTCCGGATCAGTCGAAAGCGAATAAAGATGTGTACACGGTTTTGCAACCCGATATTTGCGTGGTTTGTGATGGGACGAAGGTGGATAAACAGGGATGTATTGGTGCACCGGATATTGTGGTGGAAGTATTGTCGCCAACTAACAACACAAAGGAGTTAAAAAATAAGTTTGCTATTTATGAGGAATACGGAGTGCGGGAGTATTGGGTTGTTCATCCTAAAAAACGAACTTTCTTAAAGTATGTGCTGAATGATGATGGTGTGTTTGTTGTTGGTGAATTATATGAAGGTGGAAGCGAGTTTGTTTCTGATATTTTGCCGGGTTTTCGGTTAAACATTGATGAAGTGTTTGGCGTGATGAAGTAA
- the tgt gene encoding tRNA guanosine(34) transglycosylase Tgt — protein sequence MKFNLQAKDIHSKARAGTITTDHGDIQTPIFMPVGTAGTVKSINQQQLKNDIDAKIILGNTYHLYLRPGLDILEQAGGLHKFIGWDRPILTDSGGYQVYSLSKVRKIKEEGVTFRSHIDGSKHLFTPEYAMDIQRTIGADIIMAFDECTPYPCDYKYAANSINMTHRWLKRCCNRFDTTEPKYGFNQTLFPIVQGSVYKDLRMKSAEFIASMEREGNAIGGLSVGEPAEEMYGMTEVVCNILSEEKPRYLMGVGTPINILENIALGVDMFDCVMPTRNARNGMLFTKNGIINIGNKKWADDFSPIEADSDLIADQVYSKAYLRHLMHSKEMLGAQIATLHNLHFYLWLVKEAREKIISGEFYAWKNKMVTILGNKL from the coding sequence ATGAAATTTAATTTACAAGCAAAGGATATACATTCGAAGGCAAGAGCAGGAACAATTACTACAGATCATGGCGACATACAAACCCCCATTTTCATGCCTGTGGGCACTGCAGGAACGGTTAAATCAATTAACCAGCAGCAACTAAAGAATGACATCGATGCTAAAATCATCTTAGGAAACACCTACCATTTATATTTAAGACCGGGACTGGATATCCTGGAACAAGCCGGTGGTTTGCATAAATTTATTGGCTGGGACAGGCCAATTCTAACCGACAGTGGCGGTTATCAAGTGTACTCTTTGAGTAAAGTTCGTAAAATTAAAGAGGAAGGCGTAACCTTTCGCTCACATATAGACGGATCAAAACACCTATTTACACCAGAATATGCAATGGATATTCAGCGTACCATCGGGGCCGATATCATCATGGCCTTTGATGAATGTACACCTTATCCATGTGATTATAAATATGCGGCCAATTCTATCAACATGACACATCGCTGGTTAAAGCGCTGCTGTAACCGCTTTGATACCACCGAACCAAAATACGGTTTCAATCAAACCTTGTTCCCTATTGTACAAGGCTCTGTGTATAAAGATTTAAGAATGAAGTCTGCAGAGTTTATAGCTTCAATGGAGCGCGAGGGCAATGCCATAGGCGGACTCTCGGTAGGTGAGCCTGCAGAAGAAATGTACGGAATGACCGAGGTGGTTTGTAACATACTGTCTGAAGAAAAACCACGTTATCTAATGGGTGTAGGAACACCAATAAACATATTAGAGAACATTGCACTAGGTGTAGACATGTTTGACTGTGTAATGCCAACCAGAAATGCCAGAAACGGTATGCTATTCACTAAAAATGGCATCATCAATATCGGTAACAAAAAATGGGCAGATGACTTCTCACCAATTGAAGCAGATAGTGATCTGATTGCAGATCAAGTGTACTCTAAAGCCTATTTAAGACACTTAATGCACTCAAAAGAGATGCTTGGTGCTCAAATTGCGACCCTACATAACCTGCATTTTTACCTATGGCTGGTTAAAGAAGCCCGCGAGAAGATTATAAGCGGCGAATTTTACGCATGGAAAAACAAAATGGTTACTATCTTAGGTAATAAATTATAA
- a CDS encoding DMT family transporter has translation MTQQPATPNKNLLILHFTVFIWGFTGILGALISVSAVQMVWYRVLIASITLFIYFKLSKTSLTVTKKQFLQFFFTGSIVALHWILFFQSIKVSTISVTLVCLSSFTLFTAILEPLIKKQRMQVADIIIGLIIILGIYLIFKFESKYTLGIIFGLSAALASSLFGTINSTLVQKSNPLVISFYEIIGAFFWISLYRIFDQTLFLERFNLSASDWLYLTLLGTICTALAYVAGVSVMRTISAFNVALITNLEPVYGIILAFLFFGTKESMSIGFYAGAIIILGAVFLYPVYRKYKNQH, from the coding sequence ATGACTCAACAACCTGCGACCCCCAACAAAAACCTGCTGATCTTACACTTCACAGTATTCATCTGGGGCTTTACAGGCATCCTTGGCGCGTTAATTTCCGTTAGTGCCGTACAAATGGTGTGGTATAGAGTTTTAATTGCCAGCATTACCCTTTTTATTTACTTCAAACTGAGCAAAACAAGCCTTACAGTAACAAAAAAGCAGTTTTTACAGTTCTTTTTCACAGGAAGCATTGTCGCCCTTCACTGGATACTTTTCTTCCAGTCGATTAAAGTTTCAACCATCTCTGTTACCCTCGTATGCCTCTCTTCCTTTACCCTTTTCACCGCTATATTAGAGCCGCTGATTAAGAAACAAAGGATGCAGGTAGCCGATATCATCATCGGTTTAATCATCATTCTGGGTATTTACCTTATCTTTAAATTCGAATCCAAGTATACTTTAGGTATCATTTTCGGCCTTTCTGCAGCCCTTGCATCTAGCCTTTTTGGAACCATAAACTCTACACTCGTACAAAAAAGCAACCCACTTGTCATCAGTTTTTATGAGATTATCGGGGCATTTTTCTGGATCAGCCTATACCGTATATTCGATCAAACCCTCTTTCTTGAACGGTTCAATTTAAGCGCAAGCGACTGGCTTTACCTGACCTTATTAGGTACCATTTGCACTGCACTTGCATACGTTGCAGGCGTCTCTGTGATGCGAACAATATCCGCTTTCAATGTAGCCCTCATCACCAATCTTGAGCCCGTATACGGCATCATTTTGGCCTTCCTTTTCTTTGGCACAAAAGAGTCCATGTCGATCGGATTTTACGCTGGCGCCATCATTATTTTAGGCGCAGTATTCCTATATCCGGTTTATAGAAAATACAAAAACCAACACTAA
- a CDS encoding O-succinylhomoserine sulfhydrylase: MQEENFETIAIRLQAERTQFKEHSVPLYLTSSYKFDDAEDMRALFANEKEGNVYSRYANPNTTELIDKMVALEGSEAGWATASGMAAIFTTFAAFLKSGDHVLSSRSVFGSTHQLLNNVFSKWGITYTYADLDKTEQWESGIQPNTKMIFVETPSNPGIDIIDLEWLGKLAKKHNILLVVDNCFATPYLQQPIKLGADISIHSATKFIDGQGRTLGGIILGSAALIKEIEGFARHSGPAMSPFNAWLLSKSLETLAVRMDRHCENALKVAEFLETHPGIKRVMYPFLPSHPQYEIAKKQMKQGGGIVTLVIEGGVEAASRFMNKLKMFSISANLGDTRSIATHPATSTHSKLTEEERLQVGIEQGSIRLSIGLEHINDILGDIKQALA; this comes from the coding sequence ATGCAAGAAGAGAATTTCGAAACCATTGCCATACGCTTACAGGCAGAAAGAACACAATTTAAAGAGCATTCAGTGCCATTGTATTTAACGTCAAGTTATAAATTCGATGATGCGGAGGATATGCGTGCGCTTTTTGCGAATGAAAAGGAAGGAAATGTTTACAGCCGTTATGCCAATCCAAATACGACGGAGCTAATCGATAAAATGGTTGCCCTTGAAGGTTCGGAAGCTGGTTGGGCTACTGCTTCGGGAATGGCTGCCATATTTACCACTTTTGCTGCTTTTCTAAAGTCGGGTGATCATGTGTTGTCTAGTCGTTCGGTGTTTGGTTCGACACATCAATTGCTAAATAACGTTTTTTCGAAATGGGGTATTACCTACACTTACGCAGATCTGGATAAAACAGAACAATGGGAGAGTGGTATACAGCCGAATACAAAGATGATTTTTGTAGAGACGCCTTCTAATCCCGGAATTGATATCATCGATTTGGAATGGTTGGGTAAACTGGCGAAAAAGCACAATATTTTGCTGGTGGTTGATAATTGCTTTGCTACCCCGTATTTACAGCAGCCGATAAAACTCGGTGCTGATATTTCTATCCATTCGGCAACTAAATTTATTGATGGACAAGGTCGTACTTTGGGAGGGATCATTTTGGGCTCCGCTGCTCTGATCAAAGAAATTGAAGGTTTTGCAAGACACAGTGGCCCTGCTATGTCGCCATTTAATGCATGGTTGTTGTCTAAAAGTTTAGAGACACTTGCGGTGCGCATGGATAGGCATTGTGAAAATGCTTTAAAAGTTGCTGAGTTTTTAGAAACTCATCCTGGCATTAAACGAGTGATGTATCCATTTTTGCCTTCTCATCCGCAGTATGAGATTGCTAAAAAGCAAATGAAGCAAGGTGGAGGTATCGTGACACTGGTAATTGAAGGCGGTGTTGAAGCTGCGAGCCGTTTTATGAACAAATTGAAAATGTTCTCAATTTCTGCTAATCTAGGTGATACACGATCTATCGCTACACATCCGGCAACCAGTACGCATTCGAAATTAACAGAAGAGGAGCGTTTGCAGGTTGGGATTGAACAAGGGTCGATTCGTTTGTCTATTGGTCTGGAGCATATCAATGATATTCTTGGAGATATCAAGCAAGCATTGGCTTAA
- a CDS encoding dihydrofolate reductase, with protein sequence MIISIVVAIAENNAIGKDNQLLWYLPNDLKHFKQITSGHTVIMGRKTFDSIGKPLPNRRNIVVTRTAGLEIPGAEVTNNIEAAIALCASEEEVFIVGGAEIYKSAMTITDRIYLTRVHESYEADAFFPEIDFNIWEETSVEKHLPDEKNRVAYTFSTLLRK encoded by the coding sequence ATGATCATTTCAATAGTTGTAGCCATTGCCGAAAACAATGCCATAGGAAAAGATAACCAACTGCTTTGGTACTTGCCAAACGATTTAAAACATTTTAAACAAATCACCTCGGGCCATACCGTTATTATGGGTCGAAAAACTTTCGATTCTATTGGCAAGCCATTGCCAAACAGACGCAATATTGTAGTGACCAGAACAGCCGGATTAGAAATACCGGGAGCTGAGGTAACCAACAACATTGAGGCTGCAATTGCCCTTTGCGCAAGCGAAGAGGAGGTATTTATCGTTGGTGGTGCCGAAATCTATAAATCTGCCATGACGATCACCGATCGCATCTATCTGACCAGAGTTCACGAAAGCTATGAGGCTGACGCCTTTTTTCCTGAAATTGATTTCAACATCTGGGAAGAAACAAGTGTAGAAAAACATCTGCCGGATGAAAAAAATCGTGTAGCTTACACTTTTTCGACACTTCTACGCAAATAG
- a CDS encoding glycosyltransferase: MLGILVFCFLVQLYFSLFVHLKLARIKINPLAESAKKPLSVVICARNEVENLKKYLPSVLEQEYPDFEVIVVNDRSWDGTHEVLEAFAKQYNHLKIVTVNDGSKFIAGKKFAVTMGIKATCNEWLVFTDADCMPASSRWLYGMQQPDQEEVEIVLGYSPYMKKRGLLNALIRFETFFTAVNYLSFAIKGMPYMGVGRNMAYKKSLFFNNKGFAAHMHIPSGDDDLFVNAHAYDGNTAICINKDAQVWSEPNTSFGAYLRQKKRHFGAGKLYKPKHKFILSAQIIIQFLFYVTLVVSMCFKTTLYPALGVLVLSIIIRCFVYPRILKRLNYGDLRWWFPILDMLLFIFLVFNGILSIFVKKVQWK, translated from the coding sequence CTGCTCGGCATATTAGTTTTTTGTTTTCTGGTTCAGCTATATTTTAGTTTGTTTGTGCACCTTAAATTGGCACGAATAAAAATAAATCCACTAGCTGAAAGTGCTAAAAAACCTTTAAGTGTAGTAATTTGTGCCCGCAACGAAGTCGAAAACCTGAAGAAGTACTTGCCTTCGGTTTTAGAGCAAGAGTATCCTGATTTTGAGGTGATTGTGGTGAATGATAGGTCCTGGGATGGGACTCATGAAGTTTTAGAAGCTTTCGCAAAGCAATATAACCATCTAAAAATTGTAACGGTTAATGATGGCAGCAAGTTTATTGCTGGTAAAAAGTTTGCCGTAACAATGGGTATCAAAGCCACTTGCAATGAGTGGTTGGTATTTACGGATGCAGATTGTATGCCTGCCTCTTCCAGATGGTTATATGGTATGCAACAGCCGGATCAGGAGGAGGTGGAGATCGTTCTTGGTTATTCTCCATATATGAAGAAAAGAGGTCTTTTGAACGCTTTGATTCGCTTTGAAACTTTTTTTACGGCTGTAAATTACCTTTCTTTTGCGATAAAGGGAATGCCTTATATGGGCGTTGGACGGAATATGGCCTATAAGAAATCGTTGTTTTTTAACAATAAAGGATTTGCTGCACATATGCATATCCCTTCGGGCGATGATGATCTTTTTGTGAATGCTCATGCTTATGATGGTAATACAGCTATATGTATAAATAAGGATGCGCAGGTTTGGAGTGAGCCAAATACCAGCTTTGGTGCATACCTGAGACAAAAGAAACGTCATTTTGGTGCGGGTAAGCTGTATAAGCCAAAGCATAAATTCATTTTGTCTGCACAGATCATCATACAATTCTTATTTTATGTTACCTTAGTGGTATCGATGTGCTTTAAAACAACGCTTTATCCGGCTTTAGGGGTGCTGGTACTGAGTATTATCATCAGATGTTTTGTTTATCCACGAATCTTGAAGCGATTAAATTATGGTGATTTAAGGTGGTGGTTCCCGATTTTAGACATGCTATTATTCATTTTTTTAGTCTTTAATGGCATTCTATCTATATTTGTTAAAAAAGTTCAGTGGAAATGA